One Drechmeria coniospora strain ARSEF 6962 chromosome 01, whole genome shotgun sequence genomic region harbors:
- a CDS encoding flavohemoglobin: MPVVRLAALHAPQLVEVLRSPSAKTPSELQAQVMMLAIASSSITHGPGGQPRRQANAYSSSGIDKVLGRPYPLPCSLVVVGVIIRTTNSAAAAAAAPVPSQHPQTPTPVPVALLARRLRASSGSMALTARQIAIVKSTAPIVRQHGRTITTTFYARMLAAHPELKNYFSLRNQQTGAQQAALADAVFAYAAHIDNLPKLTHAVERIAHKHVSLFIKPEQYAIVGRHLVGAFAEVLGPALTTEVKDAWVAAYGQLADVFIGREKQLYDAAGADWKSWRAFTIVKKARESDDVVSFYLEPKDGRALGRFLPGQYVSLQVPIPELDGLLQSRQFSLSTAPVDGMRQFRISVKREATIPGATRDELAEGRVPGLISNMLHDRYDVGDEVQLSAPCGEFFLDAPKPDTPVVLLSLGVGATPVLSILDSILLEEKATRPVSYIHGAARSDSVCFGDHIRSAAARHANLKPVLFAENVGRGHGEGRDYDFHGLMDLAKVRDELHLGDTDAQYYVCGPEEWMVETRRWLADKGVDQERIHLELFRTGDV, from the exons ATGCCtgtcgtccgtctcgccgccctgcATGCTCCTCAGCTTGTCGAGGTGCTTCGAAGCCCGTCCGCCAAGACGCCGTCGGAGTTGCAAGCACAAGTGATGATGCTGGCAATCGCTAGCAGTTCGATTACTCACGGCCCGGGTGGCCAGCCCCGACGGCAAGCGAATGCCTACTCTTCCAGCGGCATCGACAAAGTGCTTGGCCGT CCGTACCCGTTGCCTtgctccctcgtcgtcgtcggcgtcatcatCCGTACGACCAATtccgcggcggcagcggcggcagctccCGTGCCATCACAGCACCCGCAAACCCCGACACCCGTACCCGTTGCCTtgctcgctcgtcgcctccgcgccagcagcggcagcatggCTCTCACGGCAAGGCAgatcgccatcgtcaagtcgacggcgcccatCGTCAGGCAGCATGGCCggaccatcaccaccaccttcTACGCCCGCATGCTCGCGGCCCATCCCGAGCTCAAAAACTACTTTTCCCTGCGCAACCAGCAGACGGGTGCCCAGCAggcggccctcgccgacgccgtcttcgcctACGCCGCCCACATCGACAACCTGCCCAAGCTGAcgcacgccgtcgagcgcatCGCCCACAAGCACGTCTCCCTCTTCATCAAGCCCGAGCAgtacgccatcgtcggccgccacctcgtcggcgccttcgCCGAGGTCCTCGGCCCCGCCCTGACGACCGAGGTCAAGGACGCCTGGGTCGCGGCCTACGGtcagctcgccgacgtcttcATCGGCCGCGAAAAGCAGCTGtacgacgcggccggcgccgactgGAAGTCGTGGCGCGCCTTCACCATCGTCAAGAAGGCACGCGAGTCCGACGATGTCGTCAGCTTCTACTTGGAGCCCAAGGATGGTCGCGCCCTTGGCCGCTTCCTCCCCGGCCAGTACGTCTCGCTCCAGGTGCCCAtccccgagctcgacggcctcctgcAGAGCCGGCAGTTTAGCCTCAGCAcggcgcccgtcgacggcatgcgCCAGTTCCGCATCAGCGTCAAGCGCGAGGCCACCATCCCGGGCGCCACccgcgacgagctcgccgagggccgcGTCCCGGGCCTCATCTCCAACATGCTGCACGACAGgtacgacgtcggcgacgaggtccagCTCAGCGCCCCCTGCGGCGAGTTCTTCCTCGACGCGCCGAAGCCCGACACGCCCGTCGTCCTGCTgtccctcggcgtcggcgccaccCCCGTGCTGTCCATACTCGACTCCATCCTGCTGGAGGAAAAGGCGACGCGGCCCGTGAGCTACAtccacggcgccgcccgcTCCGACTCGGTCTGCTTCGGGGACCACAtccgctccgccgccgcccggcaCGCGAACCTCAAGCCCGTCCTGTTTGCCGAAAatgtcggccgaggccacgGCGAGGGACGGGACTACGATTTCCACGGCCTCATGGACCTCGCCAAGGTCCGCGACGAGCTGCACCTCGGCGACACCGACGCCCAGTACTACGTCTGCGGGCCCGAGGAATGGATGGTCGAGACGAGACGCTGGCTCGCCGACAAGGGTGTCGACCAGGAGCGAATCCACCTCGAGCTGTTCCGGACCGGCGATGTCTGA
- a CDS encoding mitochondrial 40S ribosomal protein MRP2: MSMFRAKKLDLGCFIKARTIRDHTKRKVFEQHETERQALRYIIRNTTLAPRVRAEAQLQLTQMHCYTRPTQIRNRCIMGGQGRGVLSDFKMTRFNFRMEAMAGNLPGVKRASW; encoded by the exons ATGTCCATGTTTCGCGCCAAGAAGCTCGATCTGGGCTGCTTCATCAAGGCACGCACCATTCGGGATCACACGAAGCGCAAGGTCTTTGAGCAGCACGAGACGGAGAG GCAAGCGCTGCGCTACATCATACGCAACACGACGCTCGCCCCTCGTGTCCGCGCCGAGGCCCAGCTGCAGCTGACGCAGATGCACTGCTACACCCGCCCGACGCAGATCCGGAACCGATGCATCATGGGCGGCCAGGGCCGCGGTGTGCTGAGCGATTTCAAGATGACAAGA TTTAACTTTCGCATGGAGGCCATGGCCGGAAACCTGCCGGGCGTGAAGAGGGCGAGCTGGTGA
- a CDS encoding pre-mRNA-splicing factor CWC25, with protein MGGGDLNLKKSFHPGLRRNQAAVYDEEQKALAERKRTQQRIDEIKEERAKEELQRQLEAAGGKKRVDRVDWMYQGANDGQAGTTEETEAYLLGKRRIDNLIKGTEHKKLEKNAGEGSFMALQNANSARDTASKIRDDPLLAIKRQEQAAYDAMMNDPIKRQQLLSSMGIEGGKKERSRDKDRDRDRERRRRRHRSRDGDDDGRHRRRHRRSRSRSQSPRRQRDISDDDDDGRHKRRHRRSRSRSQSPRRRRDGSDDDERRGRRHDRRRTTGDGGGGRRDGSDSRRRHRSNDRSGRRRHDSSSAERRTGRRSAKGRDGEREREREREDDRHRERDRDHRHDRPGRPRDGDPRQRRREKDGDEEAARARKLAAMQSAASELDEDREQRLRQLEERERAARDADDKARQRHGDRGFVNGLHRQAEKLDLAERMGRGRQRFQQDHD; from the coding sequence ATGGGTGGCGGCGATCTCAACCTCAAAAAGTCGTTCCATCCCGGCCTGCGGCGCAACCAGGCGGCCGTctacgacgaggagcaaAAGGCGCTCGCCGAGCGGAAGCGGACGCAGCAGCGGATCGATGAGATCAAGGAGGAGCGGGCAAAGGAGGAGCTGCAGAGgcagctcgaggcggccggcggcaagaagCGCGTCGACCGCGTCGACTGGATGTACCAGGGCGCCAACGATGGCCAAGCCGGCacgacggaggagacggaggcaTACCTGCTCGGCAAGCGACGCATCGACAACCTCATCAAGGGCACCGAGCACAAGAAGCTGGAGAAGAACGCGGGCGAGGGCAGCTTCATGGCGCTGCAAAACGCCAACAGCGCGCGCGACACGGCGTCCAAGATCCGCGACGACCCGCTGCTCGCCATCAAGCGGCAGGAACAGGCGGCCTACGACGCCATGATGAACGACCCCATCAAGCGCCAGCAGCTCCTCTCCTCCATGGGCATCGAGGGCGGGAAGAAGGAGAGGTCGAGGGACAAGGACAGGGACAGGGACAGGGAGAGGCGAAGACGTCGGCACCGcagccgagacggcgacgacgacggccggcacaggcggcggcatcgtcgatcCCGCTCGCGCTCGCAAAGTCCAAGGCGGCAGCGCGACatttccgacgacgacgacgacggccggcacaagcggcggcatcgtcgatcccgctcgcgctcgcaaagtccaaggcggcggcgcgacggttccgacgacgacgagcgccgcGGCCGCAGGCACGAccggaggaggacgacgggcgacggcggcggcgggcggagAGACGGGTCCGACTCGCGCCGACGACACCGAAGCAACGACCGAagcgggcgtcggcggcacgactcgtcgtcggccgagcggCGCACCGGACGACGCAGCGCAAagggccgcgacggcgagcgtgAGCGTGAGCGTGAGCGTGAAGACGACCGCCATCGCGAGCGCGACCGTGACCATCGACACGACCGTCCCGGCAGACCACGGGACGGCGACccacggcaacgacggcgagaaaaggacggcgacgaggaggcggcacGGGCGCGCAAGCTCGCGGCGATGCAGTCGGCCGCGTccgagctggacgaggaccGCGAGCAGAGGCTGCGGCAGCTCGAAGAAAGGGAGCGCGCGGCGcgggacgccgacgacaaggcgcGGCAGCGACACGGCGATCGCGGCTTCGTCAACGGCCTGCACCGGCAGGCGGAGAAGCTCGATCTCGCCGAGAGAATGGGTCGCGGGAGGCAACGCTTCCAGCAGGACCACGACTga
- a CDS encoding phosphatidylserine decarboxylase family protein: MPEPVVAPHRAGGWLPLDGNIMVAWLRRLVEDVDGRGEVPALANEVDDLRKLIDSRADLRMLASAMLDEVPAKAPYLDDPVGNRQIRHVGHLLELFSVIMTEKAPEWSQRGCDVGLIGFPFNALLDWPMATPSGYAFFLMPEVNARLRAILDAWRDELLATPASRYVLTADENMWLGGPALRAMERDGNLDGGSLPFDRLFRCDPTADHWGFRSWDDFFARRFRDVDALRPVASRDDAACVVAACESRPFALRSNVGRRDGFWLKGQPYSLDEMLDGHPWVGDLVGGTVYQAFLGATSYHRWHSHVAGTVVRTELIAGTYFSEPTMAGFYDDEGPDPAGPGLAQGYIAHVATRAIFYIEADEPVGRTVFVAVGMADVSTCRIHKRFRTGRPTRVDKGEEIGSFHHGGSTHCLIFRRGLDMDWVDEAKIGRSDRSMAVRSKLATVRAAT; the protein is encoded by the coding sequence ATGCCGgagcccgtcgtcgcacCCCACCGGGCCGGCGGCTGGCTGCCGCTCGACGGCAACATCATGGTCGCCTGGCTTcggcggctcgtcgaggacgtcgacggccgtggcgaggTCCCGGCGCTCGCCAACGAGGTGGACGACCTCCGGAAGCTCATCGACAGCCGTGCCGACCTGCGCATGCTGGCCTCGgccatgctcgacgaggtgccCGCCAAGGCGCCGTACCTCGACGACCCCGTCGGCAACAGGCAGATCCGCCACGTCGGCCACCTGCTCGAGCTCTTCAGCGTCATCATGACGGAAAAGGCCCCCGAGTGGAGCCAGAGAGGCTGCGACGTCGGCCTCATCGGCTTCCCCTTCAACGCGCTCCTCGACTGgcccatggcgacgccgagcggcTACGCCTTCTTCCTCATGCCCGAGGTCAACGCGAGGCTCCgggccatcctcgacgcctggcgcgacgagctgctcgccacgccggcctcgcggtACGTGctcacggccgacgagaacaTGTGGCTCGGCGGGCCGGCGCTGAGGGCCATGGAGAGGGACggcaacctcgacggcggctccCTCCCCTTCGACCGGCTCTTCCGCTGCGACCCGACGGCCGACCACTGGGGCTTCCGCTCCTGGGACGACTTCTTCGCTCGCCGCTTCAGGGACGTCGACGCGCTGCGGCCCGTCGCGTCGAGGGACGACGCggcctgcgtcgtcgccgcctgcgagTCGAGGCCGTTTGCGCTGCGGTCCAACGTCGGGCGCCGCGACGGCTTCTGGCTCAAGGGCCAGCCGTACTCGCTCGACGAGatgctcgacggccatccgTGGGTCGGcgatctcgtcggcggcaccgtgtaccaggccttcctcggcgccacGTCCTACCACCGCTGGCACTCGCACGTGGCGGGCACCGTCGTCAGGACCgagctcatcgccggcaCCTACTTTTCCGAgccgaccatggccggcttctacgacgacgaggggccGGATCCGGCCGGGCCGGGCCTCGCGCAGGGGTACATTGCCCACGTCGCGACGCGGGCCATCTTCTacatcgaggccgacgagcctgTCGGCCGGACCGTattcgtcgccgtcggcatggccGACGTGTCGACGTGCCGCATCCACAAGAGGTTCAGgaccggccggccgacgcgcgTGGACAAGGGCGAGGAGATTGGCAGCTTCCACCACGGAGGCTCGACGCACTGCTTGATCTTCCGCCGGGGCCTGGACATGGACtgggtcgacgaggccaagattGGCCGCTCGGACAGGAGCATGGCGGTTCGAAGCAAGCTCGCGACGGTCCGGGCGGCGACGTAG
- a CDS encoding glucose-methanol-choline oxidoreductase: MLAPRLHAAISYILWRGRRSSIQGDAAQVNVAVRKTAAPSLLIMIPSLLLLALGPWLVDWQVPGPESLYEYVIVGTGAGGAPLGARLASLGHRVLMIDAGDDQGESFQYKVPALNLKATEYEPMTWNYYVDHYSDPTRQAKDTKMTYTTSSGQMYVGRNPPAGAKPRGILYPRAGTLGGCTAHNAMITVYPDEADWSNIATLTGDGSWSADKMKEYFKRIEKNQYFPSSPVGHGYNGWLATSVTSLTFVIQDTKYIGLVLGAGAALGQGLTQIITGVAGLAKVLVRDLNSGFPWRDRREGLFQMPVAVRGGDRSGPRDFMMDVIKAKDSKLDILLTTLVTKVRFDTTKKTPRAIGVDFMQGKSLYSADPRYSPSQQAEASGSVNASKEVILSAGAFNTPQLLKLSGIGPKAELESFGIPVLVDSPGVGTNLQDRYETTVISKASSDFKITSKCKWLETDPDPCLEDWKKSGSNDVRGGYTSPGLALAVLKKSSVSDDGNPDLFISGAPAYFTGYYPDYSINATADAKHWTWVVLKAHTRNRAGTVRLRSTNPRDTPLVNFNYFDTGTTADDAASKDAQALVEGMNFARKAFAKAVPLPSTFKEVWPGDRVKNDREMREWVQNESWGHHASCTCPIGADGDKGAVLDAKFRVRGADGLRVVDASVFPRIPGYFLVLPVYMISEKAADVIHGGS, encoded by the exons ATGCTAGCCCCGCGTCTCCACGCTGCAATCTCATATATCCTctggcgaggccgccgttcTAGCATCCAGGGCGATGCCGCGCAAGTGAACGTTGCCGTCCGAAAGACTGCTGCTCCGAGTCTCCTCATTATGATTCCTTCACTGCTCCTTCTCGCTCTGGGACCATGGCTCGTAGACTGGCAAGTACCCGGACCCGAATCACTT tacgagtacgtcaTCGTCGGGACCGGCGCGGGCGGCGCTCCCTTGGGCGCCCGACTCGCCTCGCTGGGACACAGAGTTCTCATGATCGATGCCGGAGACGACCAGGGCGAATCCTTTCAGTACAAGGTGCCTGCTCTGAATCTAAAAGCAACCGAGTACGAGCCCATGACGTGGAATTACTACGTCGACCACTACAGCGATCCAACACGGCAGGCCAAGGACACGAAGATGACTTACACTACCTCCTCTGGCCAGATGTATGTAGGGCGCAACCCTCCGGCCGGTGCTAAACCTCGAGGTATCCTGTATCCTCGTGCGGGCACCCTTGGCGGCTGCACGGCTCACAACGCCATGATCACCGTGTACCCGGACGAAGCTGACTGGAGCAACATTGCCACCCTGACGGGAGACGGGAGCTGGTCTGCGGACAAGATGAAGGAATACTTTAAACGAATCGAGAAGAACCAATACTTCCCCTCGTCTCCCGTGGGTCACGGCTATAACGGGTGGCTTGCCACCAGCGTCACGAGTCTGACGTTCGTCATCCAGGACACGAAATACATCGGCCTTGTTCTCGGCGCCGGGGCAGCTCTCGGCCAAGGCCTCACGCAGATCATCACAGGCGTTGCAGGGCTCGCCAAGGTGCTCGTCCGCGACCTGAACTCCGGGTTTCCATGGCGAGACCGGCGAGAGGGTCTGTTCCAGATGCCCGTCGCCGTTAGAGGAGGAGACCGGTCCGGCCCCCGCGACTTCATGATGGATGtcatcaaggccaaggatTCGAAGCTCGACATTCTCCTCACAACGCTTGTGACGAAGGTCCGGTTCGACACGACCAAGaagacgccgagggcgatcGGGGTCGACTTCATGCAGGGGAAAAGCCTCTACAGTGCGGATCCCCGCTACTCGCCGTCGCAACAGGCCGAGGCGTCGGGCAGCGTCAACGCCAGCAAGGAAGTCATCCTCTCGGCGGGAGCGTTCAACACACCCCAGCTGCTCAAGCTCAGCGGCATCGGCCCCAAAGCCGAGCTCGAGTCGTTTGGCATCCCGGTTCTGGTCGACTCCCCCGGGGTTGGGACCAACCTGCAGGATCGGTACGAGACGACCGTCATCTCCAAGGCCAGCAGCGACTTCAAGATCACGAGCAAATGCAAGTGGCTCGAGACCGATCCCGACCCGTGCCTCGAGGACTGGAAGAAGTCGGGCTCCAACGACGTCCGCGGCGGATACACGAGccccggcctcgccctcgccgtgctCAAGAAGTCTTCCgtctccgacgacggcaacccCGACCTCTTCATATCGGGTGCGCCGGCCTACTTTACGGGCTACTACCCGGACTACTCCATCaacgcgacggccgacgcgaAGCACTGGACCTGGGTCGTTCTCAAGGCGCACACGCGCAACCGGGCCGGCACCGTTCGGCTGCGCTCGACGAACCCTCGCGACACGCCGCTGGTGAACTTTAACTACTTCGACAcgggcacgacggccgacgacgcggcctcGAAGGACGCGCaggcgctcgtcgagggcatGAACTTTGCGCGCAAGGCCTTCGCCAAGGCGGTGCCCCTGCCGAGCACCTTCAAGGAAGTCTGGCCCGGCGACCGTGTCAAGAACGACAGGGAGATGCGGGAGTGGGTGCAAAACGAGTCCTGGGGACACCACGCGTCGTGCACGTGTcccatcggcgccgacggagacaagggtgccgtcctcgacgccaagTTCCGCGTCAGGGGGGCCGACGGCTTGAGGGTCGTCGATGCGAGCGTCTTCCCACGGATTCCCGGCTACTTTCTGGTCCTTCCCGTCTACATGATCAGCGAGAAGGCGGCAGACGTCATTCACGGCGGCTCCTGA
- a CDS encoding ThiF domain protein, which produces MSSFLSDTLASHRFQLLATAVLSGATAASLLLGYQALEREERLTELKQSIPSLADGTHETQQLNGFGASSVPALDKEDARNQELARRAQAGDFDEELILEQLARNRVFLTPEGLEKLRRSFVIVVGCGGVGSHCVASLARSGVSKIRLVDFDQVSLSSLNRHAVATLADVGISKVLCLQRRLMAIAPWVRFDLQQEKFEEAVAAKMLDPWHDGGMPDFIVDAIDNIETKVELLKYCHDHELPVISAMGAGCKSDPTRIIVGDIGASKDDRLSRATRRRLKLLGITSGIPAVYSTEQSGEGKAELLPLADEEFQRGSVGDLGVMPNFRVRILPVLGTMPAIFGLTAANHVILSIAGYPIDYVPAKGREKMYESIFNYVQGSEEKLARMFEPGVIGVKTPLTMGDVAFLAEELYHARSIISGISTKLVLIRWRKPEVTNLNIIGEGKDVQKCSTIRLRDLVCMTKEEATRHEKDILKLGMPLESLYDAETISNVEARLAEAAKYEKLR; this is translated from the exons ATGTCCTCCTTCCTATCCGATACTCTTGCCAGCCATCGGTTCCAGTTGCTCGCCACAGCCGTGCTGTCTGGTGCTACGGCTGCCTCTCTCCTGCTTGGATACCAGGCACTGGAGCGAGAGGAGAGGCTGACGGAGCTGAAGCAGTCCATCCCGTCGCTGGCCGATGGGACTCACGAGACCCAACAA CTTAATGGCTTTGGAGCGTCCTCCGTGCCGGCCCTCGACAAGGAAGATGCGAGGAATCAAGAGCTCGCACGAAGAGCGCAAGCCGGGGACTTTGATGAAGAGCTCATCCTGGAACAGTTGGCGAGAAATCGCGTGTTTCTGACACCCGAAGGCCTTGAGAAACTGCGTCGCTCgttcgtcatcgtcgtggGCTGTGGCGGCGTCGGTTCCCACTGCGTCGCCTCGCTGGCTCGGTCTGGCGTGTCCAAGATTCGGCTCGTGGACTTTGACCAGGTCAGCCTCAGCTCCCTCAACCGCCACGCCGTGGCGACGCTCGCCGATGTCGGCATCTCCAAGGTGCTCTGCCTGCAGCGCCGGCTCATGGCCATCGCGCCCTGGGTCAGGTTTGATCTGCAGCAGGAAAAGTTCGAGGAGGCCGTGGCGGCCAAGATGCTCGATCCGTGGCACGACGGAGGCATGCCCGacttcatcgtcgacgccatcgacaaCATAGAGACCAAGGTCGAGCTGCTCAAGTACTGCCACGACCACGAGCTGCCGGTCATCAGCGCCATGGGGGCCGGCTGCAAAAGCGACCCCACCAGaatcatcgtcggcgacatcgGCGCCAGCAAGGACGATCGGctgtcgagggcgacgaggcggcggctgaAGCTGCTGGGCATCACGAGCGGCATCCCCGCCGTCTACTCGACCGAGCAGTCCGGGGAGGGCAAGGCCGAGCTCttgccgctcgccgacgaagaaTTCCAACGGGGCTCGGTCGGCGATCTTGGCGTCATGCCCAACTTTCGCGTCAGGATACTGCCTGTGCTAGGGACGATGCCGGCAATCTTTGGCCTCACGGCTGCGAACCACGTCATCCTCAGCATTGCCGGGTACCCCATCGACTACGTGCCCGCCAAGGGACGAGAGAAGATGTACGAGTCGATTTTCAACTACGTCCAGGGCTCCGAAGAGAAGCTGGCCCGGATGTTCGAGCCTGGCGTGATTGGCGTCAAGACGCCGCTGACGATGGGCGACGTCGCTTTTCTCGCCGAGGAACTATACCACGCACGCAGCATCATCAGCGGCATCTCCACCAAGCTGGTGCTGATACGCTGGCGCAAGCCTGAAGTGACCAATCTCAACATCATCGGTGAGGGCAAAGACGTGCAGAAGTGCTCGACCATCCGGTTGCGAGACCTGGTCTGCATGACAAAAGAAGAAGCGACGCGGCATGAAAAGGACATTCTCAAGCTCGGCATGCCGCTGGAATCCTTGTACGACGCAGAAACGATCAGCAACGTCGAGGCACGGCTCGCTGAGGCGGCCAAGTATGAGAAGCTTCGGTGA
- a CDS encoding Arb2 domain-containing protein encodes MFRRQWSSLPKEPSFQPNFQSLGYFINDQDEIRSIEAPDCYFKFFLNRNPRINELQRFAFNQALEDEVHARLEMEGLRKVTLPMGSTPDHRHLPIFVSHDLGLRSRVVVIFGESTQDLGILASRVANGVGGIDEGSMVSVVRALQHHVSSDADLDPPGIVLANTGQLYWWPEGKRALTTTASMAVPLPSLVHRGRRHVPALNSIPGNEVARRHVGYMFDTVLRQLTGADAKFSVVAVGDSCELVTRFLDEDVKWEAHGRRLSSMLLLGHVYPDDDLTNDDLKNFLAKASRAYLTSSHPLDTPLAPPAGNAKELIPNLGCPCFSSSEPCHTELILVRALGPALKYLEQAATTPGFENPPIVVVDVEEDEPEACLWDREPEGDKPLLWYPVGSGHGEERAKLEAEMRHTPEAGISSAQTSAELN; translated from the exons ATGTTTCGACGCCAGTGGTCTAGTCTCCCTAAGGAGCCATCGTTCCAACCGAATTTTCAGAGTCTCGG CTACTTCATCAACGACCAGGATGAGATACGGTCCATCGAGGCACCCGATTGTTACTTCAAGTTCTTCCTGAACCGCAATCCGCGCATCAATGAACTCCAGCGTTTTGCCTTTAACC AGGCCCTAGAAGACGAGGTGCACGCCCGTTTGGAGATGGAGGGCCTCCGAAAGGTCACGTTGCCGATGGGATCGACTCCGGATCATCGCCATCTGCCCATCTTTGTCAGCCATGACCTCGGACTTAGGTCTCGCGTGGTGGTCATCTTCGGCGAGTCGACACAAGATCTTGGCATTCTTGCCAGTCGTGTGGCCAATGGTGTGGGAggcatcgacgagggcagcATGGTATCCGTCGTGCGAGCCCTTCAACACCACGTCTCCTCTGACGCCGACCTTGACCCGCCGGGCATCGTTCTCGCCAACACGGGCCAGCTGTACTGGTGGCCCGAAGGAAAGCGCGCTCTCACCACGACGGCCAGCATGGCCGTTCCGCTGCCGAGTTTGGTGcatcgtggccgtcgtcacgtGCCGGCCCTGAACAGCATACCGGGAAACGAGGTCGCCCGCCGACATGTCGGCTACATGTTCGACACCGTGCTCCGACAGCtgaccggcgccgacgccaagtTCAGCGTGGTGGCCGTCGGAGACAGCTGCGAGCTCGTCACGAggttcctcgacgaggacgtgaAGTGGGAAgcccatggccgccggctcAGCTCCATGCTTCTCTTGGGGCACGTTTACCCCGATGACGACCTCACAAACGACGATCTCAAAAATTTCCTCGCCAAGGCAAGTAG GGCGTACCTGACCTCCAGCCACCCGCTCGACACCCCTCTGGCCCCTCCGGCCGGCAATGCCAAGGAGTTGATCCCCAATCTCGGCTGCCCCTGCTTCTCTTCATCGGAGCCATGCCATACCGAGCTCATCCTTGTTCGAGCACTTGGTCCGGCCCTCAAGTACCTGGAGCAGGCAGCCACGACCCCGGGCTTTGAAAACCCGCccattgtcgtcgtcgacgtggaAGAAGACGAGCCGGAAGCGTGCCTGTGGGATCGAGAACCCGAAGGAGACAAGCCTCTGCTGTGGTACCCCGTTGGATCGGGACATGGCGAGGAAAGggcgaagctcgaggccgagatgcgTCATACCCCGGAGGCGGGCATCTCGTCGGCTCAAACTTCGGCCGAGTTGAACTAA
- a CDS encoding multidomain presynaptic cytomatrix related protein: MNEHIYTVHWDSGKDDALWKILSEAAQTEIDCGESSVGPHHAAADETLADCRRAEQFDVPVDFLLQQVDFLTERHASQVRAQVRKATAAAKGPSSSPNPGERASSALSVRRDASNPLHDSGTPLAGSSRPMASRNTSAGTNAAAVKDAAGSSPRLPAGGRADGTEQRRRRLSSLSVASPTVKSPPLAAEEGSASLGPAESNSTVSSDEDESSPANSRIIRRPPRFQQQPQEVAEPYEEEDGDESEPAFQPYPSQSNQVSSAQDLASTLKGDGRPAQRGPKQPVLESQTSDSSASSVPILQRPGKSRDLKGAGPLSPRRTAELAAGGKAKANSRSGSDGTPSMGSSFSDLDDASVTQSALEEALASHMKRGASSRFSISGAFRSRYNAGSSQP; the protein is encoded by the exons CGcaccacgccgccgccgacgagacgctTGCTGATTGCCGCAGGGCCGAACAATTCGATGTTCCCGTCGACTTTCTCCTCCAGCAAGTCGATTTTCTGACGGAGAGGCATGCGTCCCAAGTCCGTGCCCAGGTGCGCaaggccacggcggcggcaaagggcccctcgtcgtcgccgaatCCGGGCGAACGAGCGTCGTCAGCCTTGTCCGTCCGTCGAGACGCATCGAATCCCCTGCACGACAGCGGCACGCCGCTCGCCGGCTCTTCGAGACCCATGGCCTCCCGGAATacgtcggccggcaccaacgccgccgccgtcaaggatgccgccggatcctcgccgaggctgccggcTGGCggtcgcgccgacggcaccgagcagcgtcggcggcggctgtcgtccctctccgtcgcctcgcccaCCGTCAAGTCCCCTCCACTGGCGGCAGAGGAAGGCTCCGCGTCTCTAGGTCCTGCCGAGTCCAACTCGACGGTgtcgtcggacgaggacgagtcgagcCCGGCCAACTCTCGCATCATTCGCCGACCCCCTCGCtttcagcagcagccgcaggaggtggccgagccgtacgaggaggaggatggtgacgagTCCGAACCGGCCTTCCAGCCGTACCCGAGCCAGTCGAACCAAGTGTCGTCGGCCCAGGActtggcgtcgacgctcaAGGGCGACGGCAGGCCGGCACAGCGTGGCCCGAAGCAGCCGGTGCTCGAGTCGCAAACATCCGactcctcggcgagctcggtgCCCATCCTCCAGAGGCCCGGCAAGTCGCGTGACCTCAAGGGTGCGGGCCCCCTGTCGCCTCGACGcaccgccgagctcgcggccggcggcaaagCCAAGGCCAACTCCCGCTCGGGAAGCGACGGCACGCCGAGCATGGGCAGCAGCTTCAGCGACCTTGACG ATGCATCCGTCACGCAGTCAGCCCTGGAAGAAGCACTGGCGAGCCATATGAAGCGCGGAGCCAGCAGCCGCTTCAGCATCAGCGGCGCCTTCCGCAGCCGTTACAACGCAGGCTCCAGCCAGCCGtga